A single genomic interval of Polynucleobacter necessarius harbors:
- a CDS encoding helix-turn-helix domain-containing protein: protein MTNKHPITECIETQLQDYLNDLKGTAPTDIYQMVLAVVEKPMLELVMQHAKQNQSLAAQYLGINRNTLHKKLVEHQLLK, encoded by the coding sequence ATGACTAATAAGCACCCGATTACCGAATGCATTGAAACCCAATTACAGGACTACCTGAATGACCTTAAAGGAACGGCGCCAACTGATATTTATCAAATGGTATTGGCCGTTGTTGAAAAACCGATGTTGGAATTAGTAATGCAACATGCCAAACAAAATCAATCCTTGGCTGCCCAATATCTTGGCATTAATCGCAACACCTTACATAAAAAGCTAGTTGAACATCAGCTACTCAAGTAA
- a CDS encoding FAD-dependent monooxygenase codes for MSSSSCDILIQGGGPVGFACTAWILQKFPDAKLTLLDRNPINDDDLANTDSRGIALSHGSKLLLDTINAWPKECAHIHRVHVSQAGRFGRALMTREELNQDALGHIIRYRDIHITLRQAIRVIQAKSPHFTWKHIHKDAEETAIQAKCIVHAEGGLFKKQDWVESGRDYGQSALVGLIEVENASSHQAWERFTAEGPLAVLPSHYGQNILNLVWCGSPESSQQRLQLSDEDFLSELQKEFGSRIGRFLKIQDRRLYELGLNYRKEITKDNEVWIGNAAQTLHPVAGQGLNLGLRDAFLLAGKLVGVFSGSAEDQSSVNLQNALHEYTQSRKADRTTTIVLTDFMARVFTSNLAPVVFARGLALSALQWLPPVKTALAHQMMFGRR; via the coding sequence ATGAGTTCATCTAGTTGCGATATTTTGATTCAAGGTGGCGGTCCGGTTGGGTTTGCTTGTACTGCCTGGATCTTGCAGAAATTTCCTGATGCAAAACTAACATTGCTTGATCGCAACCCAATCAATGATGACGATTTAGCGAATACTGATAGTCGGGGAATTGCTCTTTCGCACGGCAGCAAACTATTGCTAGATACAATCAACGCATGGCCAAAAGAATGCGCCCACATTCATCGCGTACATGTTTCACAGGCTGGACGCTTTGGTCGGGCGTTAATGACGCGTGAAGAACTAAATCAAGATGCACTAGGGCACATCATTCGCTATCGCGATATTCATATCACGCTTCGCCAAGCCATACGGGTCATACAGGCGAAAAGTCCCCACTTTACTTGGAAGCATATTCACAAGGACGCCGAAGAGACCGCAATTCAGGCCAAATGTATTGTGCATGCTGAAGGTGGTTTATTTAAAAAACAAGATTGGGTTGAATCTGGGCGTGACTACGGCCAATCAGCTCTCGTAGGATTAATTGAAGTTGAAAACGCGTCGTCCCATCAAGCTTGGGAGCGCTTCACCGCCGAGGGCCCTCTGGCAGTTCTGCCAAGTCATTACGGCCAAAATATTTTGAACCTGGTTTGGTGCGGCTCACCAGAATCTTCACAACAACGTTTACAACTTAGTGATGAAGATTTTTTATCAGAGCTACAAAAAGAATTTGGCTCGCGTATTGGGCGCTTCTTAAAAATTCAAGATCGTCGTTTATACGAACTGGGTTTGAACTATCGCAAAGAAATCACCAAAGACAATGAAGTTTGGATTGGTAATGCCGCTCAAACCCTGCACCCAGTAGCGGGTCAAGGTTTGAACTTAGGATTACGAGACGCCTTTTTGTTAGCTGGAAAATTAGTTGGCGTATTTTCTGGGTCGGCAGAAGATCAATCGTCAGTCAATTTACAAAATGCGCTCCATGAATATACCCAAAGTCGCAAAGCCGATAGAACAACCACCATTGTTCTCACAGATTTCATGGCCAGAGTATTTACCTCAAATCTGGCTCCGGTAGTATTCGCTCGTGGGCTGGCTTTGAGCGCTCTTCAATGGCTTCCACCAGTCAAAACAGCCTTAGCTCACCAAATGATGTTTGGTAGGCGCTAA
- a CDS encoding aminopeptidase P N-terminal domain-containing protein, translating to MNKTDIYQLRRNQLAKQIFAKTGGGIAVVSTAPELARNRDSEFPYRHDSDFYYLTGFEEPGATLVMKVIGKGKNLQLQSHLFCRPKDPEREIWDGIRLGPEVAPATLGIEYAHSNHGLDQKLGELLADQDAVYVRLAESAEADRRLRHWMQQVRGQARSGVNPPSEFHDVEALIHEMRLFKDAHETDIMRRAAAISARAHVRAMQICKPGMREYQLEAELLHEFRNSGAQSVAYNSIVAGGANSCILHYRAGSTELRSGDLCLIDAGCELDGYASDMTRTFPISGKFTGPQRALYDITLAAQEAAIAMTKPGNTFMQPHEAALKVLTQGLLDEKLLKLSELGSPNNALETGAYRRFYMHRTSHWLGMDVHDVGSYREAGNAPSGEDKPWRILKSGMVITVEPGLYVRPAPDVDEAFWNIGIRIEDDAVINDSGCELISRGAPVKADEIEALMKNI from the coding sequence ATGAATAAAACGGATATTTATCAGCTTCGCAGAAATCAATTAGCAAAACAAATTTTCGCCAAGACTGGCGGAGGCATTGCTGTTGTATCTACCGCGCCCGAATTAGCACGCAACCGCGATAGTGAATTTCCTTATCGCCATGACAGTGACTTTTACTACCTAACAGGCTTTGAAGAACCAGGCGCGACGCTCGTAATGAAGGTGATAGGCAAAGGAAAAAATCTCCAATTGCAATCTCACCTATTTTGTAGACCCAAAGATCCAGAGAGGGAAATCTGGGATGGAATTCGTCTAGGTCCTGAGGTAGCCCCAGCGACTTTAGGCATTGAGTATGCTCACAGCAACCACGGGCTAGATCAAAAACTAGGCGAGCTATTAGCTGATCAAGATGCCGTTTATGTCCGCCTAGCGGAAAGCGCGGAAGCCGATAGGCGCTTACGTCATTGGATGCAACAAGTACGAGGCCAAGCGCGCTCTGGAGTAAACCCACCCTCAGAGTTTCATGATGTTGAAGCACTTATTCATGAAATGCGTCTATTTAAAGATGCGCACGAGACCGACATCATGCGCCGCGCCGCCGCCATCTCTGCGCGCGCACATGTACGAGCGATGCAAATTTGTAAACCTGGCATGCGCGAGTATCAACTTGAAGCGGAGTTACTGCATGAGTTCCGCAATAGTGGCGCGCAAAGCGTGGCATACAACAGCATTGTTGCTGGGGGCGCGAATTCCTGCATTCTTCACTATCGTGCAGGCTCAACCGAATTACGTAGTGGTGACCTTTGCCTCATTGATGCTGGCTGCGAATTAGATGGATATGCATCTGACATGACTCGAACCTTTCCAATAAGCGGAAAATTTACCGGCCCACAACGCGCTCTATACGACATCACATTAGCCGCGCAAGAAGCTGCGATTGCTATGACAAAGCCTGGTAATACTTTTATGCAACCACATGAGGCCGCGCTGAAAGTGCTTACCCAAGGCTTGCTAGACGAAAAACTACTCAAGCTCTCAGAATTGGGTTCACCGAATAACGCGCTTGAAACCGGCGCTTATCGTCGTTTCTATATGCATCGCACCTCACATTGGTTGGGCATGGATGTGCATGACGTGGGCTCTTACCGTGAAGCTGGGAACGCCCCCTCTGGCGAAGATAAGCCTTGGCGTATTTTGAAGAGCGGCATGGTGATTACAGTTGAACCCGGTCTCTACGTCAGACCTGCGCCTGATGTAGATGAAGCCTTCTGGAATATTGGTATTCGCATTGAGGATGATGCCGTCATTAATGATTCTGGATGTGAGTTAATTTCCCGTGGCGCACCTGTCAAAGCGGATGAAATTGAAGCACTCATGAAAAATATCTAA